One segment of Bacteroidota bacterium DNA contains the following:
- a CDS encoding UvrD-helicase domain-containing protein, whose product MNDNYLNELNEVQKQAAINIAGPMMIVAGAGSGKTRVLTYRIAHLLQTGVDAFNVLALTFTNKAARSMKDRIKLIVGGNESKNLWMGTFHSVFARILRAEAEKIGYPTNFTIYDTEDTKGLIKDIVKSLNLDEKVYKPALVYSRISAAKNSLISAAAYNANKQVQEEDKMSGKPLLGQIYETYAKRCFKAGAMDFDDLLFNTNVLLRDFPEVLLKYQERFKYILVDEYQDTNFSQYVIIKQLAARYENICVVGDDAQSIYAFRGANIQNILNFEKDYPDLKVFKLEQNYRSTNTIVQAANNVIANNKDQLKKQVWTDNERGEKIKLIRAMTDNEEGAKVAQSIFETKMNKQAHNKEFAILYRTNAQSRAMEEALRKLNVPYKIFGGLSFYQRKEVKDMVAYLRLTVNNHDEESLKRIINYPARGIGDTTVQKLMVAATDHDVSIWTVMENINEFTDLNSGTKSKIADFVAMIKSFSSQAEIKNAYEIGELIANSSGLLREFYTDKTPEGVSRYENIQELLNGLKEFSDEAEQQEMVNQAIELTKIVEEVNEGDGAITVNPPRSLAAYLQDIALLTDADKESDTEKDYVSLMTIHAAKGLEFSYVYVVGLEENLFPSQMSLNSRTDLEEERRLFYVALTRAEKKATLSYAVTRYRWGNLINSEPSRFLEEISAEHLEMPASLTEFDEPVFDNNEVRRTNTFRPKSSVTAKPVVTTPSPIKKNLIRMNTAANSDTTHNPELLKDLQVGMSVAHERFGTGKVIQMEGFFPYNKATILFDNAGQKQLLIKFAKLQILG is encoded by the coding sequence ATGAACGATAATTATTTGAATGAGCTAAACGAGGTACAAAAACAAGCAGCTATAAATATTGCAGGCCCCATGATGATTGTTGCAGGTGCGGGCTCTGGGAAAACACGTGTACTTACCTATCGAATTGCACACTTGCTGCAAACGGGGGTAGATGCGTTTAATGTATTGGCACTTACGTTTACCAATAAGGCTGCGCGTTCTATGAAGGACAGAATAAAATTAATTGTAGGAGGTAACGAGAGCAAGAATTTGTGGATGGGGACATTTCACTCTGTATTTGCTCGTATATTACGTGCAGAGGCTGAAAAAATTGGTTACCCTACAAACTTTACAATTTACGACACAGAGGATACGAAAGGCTTAATAAAGGATATCGTAAAATCATTAAACTTAGATGAAAAAGTGTATAAGCCTGCATTGGTCTATTCCCGTATTTCTGCAGCAAAAAATAGTTTGATTTCAGCGGCAGCTTACAATGCCAATAAACAGGTGCAAGAAGAAGATAAAATGTCTGGCAAGCCTTTGTTGGGGCAGATTTACGAAACCTACGCCAAACGCTGTTTTAAAGCAGGAGCAATGGACTTTGATGATTTGTTATTCAATACAAACGTGTTGCTGCGCGATTTTCCGGAGGTGTTGTTAAAATACCAAGAACGTTTTAAATACATTTTGGTAGATGAGTATCAGGATACCAATTTTTCTCAATATGTAATTATTAAACAATTGGCTGCACGGTACGAAAACATTTGTGTAGTAGGCGATGATGCCCAAAGTATCTACGCTTTTAGAGGTGCGAATATTCAGAATATTTTAAATTTTGAAAAAGATTATCCCGATTTAAAAGTTTTTAAACTCGAGCAAAATTACAGAAGCACCAACACTATCGTACAAGCAGCAAATAATGTAATTGCCAACAATAAAGATCAACTAAAAAAGCAAGTGTGGACAGACAACGAGCGAGGAGAAAAAATAAAACTTATTCGTGCAATGACTGATAATGAAGAAGGGGCAAAGGTGGCACAATCTATTTTTGAAACAAAGATGAATAAACAAGCTCACAATAAAGAGTTTGCAATATTGTATCGTACTAATGCCCAGTCTAGAGCAATGGAAGAGGCGCTTAGGAAATTGAATGTTCCTTATAAAATATTTGGCGGACTATCTTTTTATCAGCGTAAAGAGGTAAAGGACATGGTGGCTTATTTGCGGCTAACAGTTAATAATCACGATGAAGAATCGTTAAAAAGAATCATCAACTATCCTGCAAGAGGAATTGGAGATACAACTGTTCAGAAACTAATGGTGGCTGCAACCGACCACGATGTAAGCATTTGGACGGTAATGGAAAATATTAATGAGTTCACAGATTTAAATTCAGGAACAAAGAGCAAAATAGCCGATTTTGTTGCCATGATAAAAAGTTTTTCATCGCAAGCGGAAATAAAAAATGCCTATGAGATTGGTGAGCTGATTGCCAATAGCAGCGGACTTTTGCGAGAATTTTATACAGACAAAACCCCCGAAGGTGTTAGCCGGTACGAAAATATTCAAGAGTTATTAAATGGCTTGAAAGAATTTTCAGATGAGGCAGAACAGCAAGAAATGGTGAATCAAGCTATTGAGTTAACTAAAATTGTAGAGGAGGTAAATGAAGGAGATGGCGCAATAACTGTAAATCCGCCACGCTCGCTAGCAGCTTATTTGCAAGACATAGCATTGCTTACAGATGCAGATAAAGAAAGTGATACCGAAAAAGATTATGTTTCTTTGATGACTATACATGCCGCTAAAGGACTCGAGTTTTCGTATGTGTATGTAGTGGGATTGGAAGAAAATTTATTTCCATCACAAATGTCGCTCAATTCTAGAACTGATTTAGAAGAAGAAAGACGCTTGTTTTATGTGGCACTTACTCGTGCAGAAAAAAAGGCAACACTCTCTTATGCTGTTACCCGCTACCGTTGGGGTAATTTGATAAACAGCGAGCCAAGTCGTTTTTTAGAAGAAATATCTGCAGAACATTTAGAGATGCCTGCAAGTCTTACCGAATTTGACGAGCCTGTTTTTGATAACAACGAAGTAAGACGAACAAACACGTTTCGGCCAAAATCGAGTGTAACTGCAAAGCCTGTGGTTACAACTCCTTCGCCTATAAAGAAAAATTTAATCAGAATGAATACAGCTGCAAATTCTGATACAACACACAATCCGGAATTGCTAAAAGATTTGCAAGTTGGAATGTCTGTTG
- a CDS encoding nucleoside-diphosphate kinase produces MTTNRTFTMIKPDGVANNYIGPILAKMNEAGFKIVAMKYTKLTAEMAGKFYEVHKERPFYKDLVQYMSSGPIVAAILEKDNAIADFRKLIGATDPAKAEPGTIRALFAKSISANAVHGSDSDENAKIEGDFFFSQLERP; encoded by the coding sequence ATGACAACTAACAGAACTTTTACCATGATTAAGCCTGATGGTGTTGCGAACAACTACATCGGTCCTATTTTAGCAAAAATGAACGAAGCCGGCTTTAAAATTGTAGCCATGAAATACACTAAACTTACTGCAGAAATGGCTGGTAAGTTTTACGAAGTACATAAAGAGCGGCCGTTCTACAAAGATCTTGTACAATATATGTCTTCAGGGCCAATTGTGGCTGCCATCTTGGAAAAAGACAATGCCATTGCAGATTTCAGAAAATTAATTGGCGCTACAGATCCCGCAAAAGCTGAGCCCGGAACTATTCGTGCATTATTTGCAAAATCAATTTCTGCAAATGCTGTGCATGGTTCAGATAGCGATGAAAACGCAAAAATTGAAGGCGATTTCTTTTTCTCTCAATTAGAGCGTCCGTAG